The following proteins come from a genomic window of Methanocella conradii HZ254:
- a CDS encoding restriction endonuclease, with protein MIGDDIEGLSWQEFEEYIRDLLEHHDFEVQFRKVFRSPERGYQIDVVAFRRGLCLCIDGKKYGRGRHRPSSLKEQAKLHYERCLAHERAFGIRSIPVIVSWLDDALMVENGCIFVPIDRLNDFLLNLDAYLSDMGF; from the coding sequence ATGATAGGCGATGACATCGAGGGATTAAGCTGGCAGGAGTTCGAGGAATACATACGGGACCTGCTTGAGCACCACGATTTTGAGGTGCAGTTCCGTAAAGTGTTCAGGTCCCCTGAGAGGGGCTACCAGATAGACGTTGTCGCCTTCCGTAGAGGCCTGTGCCTGTGTATCGACGGCAAGAAGTATGGCCGTGGCAGGCATAGGCCTTCTTCTTTAAAGGAGCAGGCGAAGCTCCACTATGAGCGGTGCCTGGCCCATGAGCGAGCCTTCGGCATCCGCTCAATTCCAGTGATAGTCTCGTGGCTTGATGACGCCCTCATGGTCGAGAATGGCTGCATCTTCGTGCCCATCGATCGCCTTAACGACTTTTTACTAAACCTTGACGCCTACCTCTCAGACATGGGGTTTTAA